A single Verrucomicrobiaceae bacterium DNA region contains:
- the glmS gene encoding glutamine--fructose-6-phosphate transaminase (isomerizing), with amino-acid sequence MCGIVGYIGTRQASSILLDGLRRLEYRGYDSAGMALNGVDGLRIVKKAGRIDNLRAAVEQAAPQGTMGISHTRWATHGPATDENAHPHPDQGGKLVLVHNGVIENYQTIRDQFVAKGHVFHSQTDTEVLSHLVGTYYDESTEKDGMQRLVGAVKAALGRVKGTYGIAVMHADLPGVIVGARLGSPLIIGLGKNEHFLASDVAAVVNHTRDVVYLNDYDIVTITQDSYDVQSHQGVPAEVKVSRVEFTADDAEKGEFPHYMLKEIYEQPTAMRNAMRGRLSRDECTAILGGLNMTPRELAQIDRIILAGCGTAYHAAMVGEYLIETLARVPTEVEIASEFRYRNVPANKNTLQFVMSQSGETIDTLAAMREGQRKGIRCLGIVNTVGSTIARESDGGVYIHAGPEIGVAATKTFTSQVTILTLISLLLGRIHHLSSVDGLEMIDELEAIPDKIVTILKQADKIKAIAEKHCHAEGMLFMGRQANYPVALEGALKMKEISYIYASGHPSAELKHGVIALVKPDMPSVFIAPDDAVFDKNVSNIEEVRARKGPVIAVTTEGRTELERITDDVIYVPDCPSYLTPLLNVIPLQLLSYYTAVARGCDVDKPRNLAKSVTVE; translated from the coding sequence ATGTGCGGCATCGTCGGCTATATCGGCACTCGTCAGGCAAGCTCCATCCTTCTCGATGGGTTGCGTCGTTTGGAATACCGTGGCTATGACTCGGCGGGGATGGCGCTCAATGGCGTGGATGGGCTGCGCATCGTGAAGAAGGCAGGGCGCATCGATAATCTGCGTGCGGCAGTGGAGCAGGCGGCCCCGCAGGGCACGATGGGCATCTCCCACACCCGCTGGGCGACACATGGACCAGCGACGGATGAGAATGCACATCCGCATCCCGATCAGGGCGGCAAACTGGTGCTGGTGCACAATGGCGTGATCGAGAACTACCAGACGATCCGGGATCAATTTGTCGCCAAAGGGCATGTGTTTCACTCCCAGACAGATACGGAAGTGTTGTCACATCTCGTCGGCACTTACTATGATGAATCGACCGAGAAAGATGGCATGCAGCGGCTCGTCGGTGCAGTGAAGGCCGCTCTCGGTCGTGTGAAGGGCACCTACGGCATCGCAGTGATGCATGCGGATCTACCGGGCGTGATCGTCGGGGCGCGGCTGGGCAGCCCGCTGATCATCGGCCTCGGTAAAAATGAGCACTTTCTGGCCAGCGATGTGGCGGCAGTGGTGAATCACACGCGTGACGTGGTCTATCTGAATGACTACGACATCGTCACCATCACGCAGGACAGCTACGATGTGCAATCACACCAGGGTGTGCCTGCGGAGGTGAAGGTCAGCCGCGTGGAGTTCACTGCGGACGATGCGGAGAAGGGCGAGTTCCCGCATTACATGCTCAAAGAAATCTATGAGCAACCCACTGCGATGCGCAATGCGATGCGTGGCCGCCTTTCACGCGATGAATGCACCGCCATCCTCGGAGGGCTAAACATGACGCCGCGTGAGCTGGCGCAGATCGACCGCATCATCCTCGCAGGCTGCGGCACGGCGTATCATGCAGCGATGGTGGGTGAGTATCTGATCGAGACGCTGGCACGCGTGCCGACGGAGGTGGAGATCGCGAGTGAGTTCCGCTACCGCAATGTGCCGGCGAACAAGAATACGCTGCAATTCGTCATGAGCCAGAGCGGCGAGACGATTGATACCCTCGCGGCGATGCGCGAGGGCCAGCGCAAAGGCATCCGCTGCCTCGGTATCGTGAACACTGTCGGCAGCACCATCGCGCGTGAGAGCGACGGCGGCGTGTACATCCACGCTGGGCCGGAGATCGGCGTGGCAGCGACAAAGACCTTCACCTCGCAGGTGACGATCCTCACATTGATCAGCCTGCTACTCGGGCGCATCCACCACCTCAGTAGCGTGGATGGCTTGGAGATGATTGATGAGCTGGAGGCCATCCCCGACAAGATCGTGACCATTTTGAAGCAAGCGGACAAGATCAAGGCCATCGCCGAGAAGCACTGCCATGCCGAGGGCATGCTCTTTATGGGCCGCCAGGCGAACTACCCCGTCGCACTCGAAGGAGCGCTAAAGATGAAGGAGATCAGCTACATCTACGCCAGCGGCCACCCCAGCGCCGAGCTGAAGCACGGCGTCATCGCACTGGTGAAGCCCGACATGCCGAGCGTCTTCATCGCGCCGGACGACGCCGTCTTTGATAAAAACGTCAGCAACATCGAGGAAGTCCGCGCCCGCAAAGGCCCGGTCATCGCCGTCACCACCGAGGGCCGCACCGAGCTGGAGCGCATCACCGATGATGTGATCTACGTGCCCGACTGTCCCAGCTACCTCACGCCGCTGCTCAATGTCATCCCGCTACAGCTCCTGAGCTACTACACCGCCGTCGCTCGCGGCTGTGATGTCGATAAACCGAGAAATCTGGCGAAAAGCGTCACAGTCGAGTAA
- a CDS encoding sulfatase has protein sequence MKHSLLLLIAFCPLLCAIATPPNVVVILVDDLGFGDLGCYGHPRFKTPRIDQMAAEGTRMTQFNTPAPFCAPTRASLMTGRYPWRCGMTQNPAPDGGPLADALTLPKTEVTLAQVLKTAGYATGMVGKWHLGHQPDTLPTDRGFDEYYGIPYSNDMRPVQVLEGTQVAEYPVVQATLTTRYAERAVDFIARNAKRLFFLYFAEAMPHKPLAASEENYQKSGAGLYGDALLDLDDSVGAVLDALKANKLDDNTLVLFTSDNGAWFGGSCGGLRGMKGTNYEGGYRVPCIARWPGKIPAGRVNDTLTVTMDLFATVLAATGAKMPDDRVLDGRDLLSIWTGEAKAPHEFIFGHQGPKLHTIRDARWKLHVLPAREMLLKPRPDGRWLDPRAPDGVTILAPYEQYNLDSHPGVTTGVKPAAMQLFDLQNDPTEQSDLANQHPDEVKRLKVAYDAMNKDVPSVVEVKRAPLK, from the coding sequence ATGAAGCACAGCCTGCTCCTCCTCATCGCGTTTTGCCCTCTGCTCTGCGCTATTGCGACGCCACCGAATGTGGTCGTTATTTTGGTGGATGATTTGGGCTTCGGGGACTTGGGCTGTTATGGGCATCCGCGCTTCAAAACACCGCGCATCGACCAAATGGCAGCCGAGGGCACACGGATGACGCAGTTCAACACGCCAGCGCCGTTTTGTGCTCCCACGCGTGCCTCACTCATGACGGGGCGCTATCCCTGGCGCTGCGGCATGACGCAGAATCCTGCACCCGATGGTGGCCCGCTGGCAGATGCACTCACACTGCCAAAAACAGAGGTCACTCTGGCGCAGGTGCTGAAGACGGCAGGCTATGCCACCGGCATGGTCGGAAAATGGCATCTGGGGCACCAACCAGACACTTTACCGACGGATCGTGGCTTTGATGAGTACTACGGCATCCCGTATTCGAACGACATGCGGCCCGTGCAGGTGCTGGAGGGCACGCAGGTGGCGGAATACCCGGTTGTGCAGGCTACGCTGACCACGCGTTACGCAGAGCGAGCGGTCGATTTCATCGCACGAAATGCCAAGAGGCTCTTCTTCCTCTACTTTGCCGAGGCGATGCCGCACAAGCCGCTGGCGGCCTCCGAGGAGAACTACCAAAAGAGCGGCGCTGGCTTGTATGGCGATGCATTGCTCGATCTCGACGACAGCGTCGGCGCTGTGCTGGATGCGCTGAAAGCGAATAAGCTCGATGACAATACGCTGGTGCTTTTCACCAGCGACAACGGCGCGTGGTTCGGCGGAAGCTGCGGCGGCCTGCGTGGCATGAAAGGCACCAATTATGAAGGCGGCTACCGTGTGCCGTGCATCGCCCGATGGCCGGGGAAAATCCCTGCTGGCCGCGTGAATGACACACTCACGGTGACGATGGATCTTTTCGCCACTGTCCTCGCTGCCACGGGTGCTAAGATGCCGGATGACCGCGTACTCGATGGTCGTGATTTGCTGTCGATCTGGACTGGTGAGGCCAAAGCGCCGCATGAGTTCATCTTCGGCCATCAGGGGCCGAAACTGCACACCATCCGCGATGCGCGGTGGAAGCTGCATGTACTGCCCGCTCGTGAGATGCTGCTCAAACCCCGCCCAGATGGCAGATGGCTCGATCCCCGCGCTCCAGATGGAGTGACGATCCTTGCCCCTTACGAGCAGTATAATCTCGATTCACATCCCGGAGTCACCACAGGCGTCAAACCGGCCGCGATGCAACTTTTTGACCTTCAAAACGATCCCACTGAGCAAAGCGATCTCGCCAACCAACACCCCGACGAGGTGAAGCGCCTCAAAGTCGCCTACGACGCCATGAACAAGGATGTGCCCAGCGTGGTGGAAGTGAAACGGGCTCCGCTCAAATAA
- a CDS encoding RNA-directed DNA polymerase, which yields MGLFSFIKSLFGGSSTPPPLPRRETTPVRNAVPQAKTPPQPPKRQTLAHLDSQVFEAISSEAAKKQAKAMGRPLWSNLFAFGRQSVIPPVTDPRTLMIDRAMVGEGLITPEELTQIHEIGEKMAELRPDFNWARHQGQAAVNADKAAKAELKRQKKAEAAKRKADREAAIAHRKASDIIFLGRGVSGGLADRRSHVEKLQEAKLPVLSTPAEVATALELPVKRLRWLAFHAEVAVVTHYIRFQIPKKSGGVRELAAPHADLARAQRWILQNILERVPVSGVAHGFVKGRGTLTNARSHTGKDVVLNADLKDFFPSITLPRVRGIFQQLGYSPSVATVLALICTECPRRTVEYDGQTFHVATGPRALPQGACTSPALSNLCARKLDLRFAALAAKHGWTYTRYADDLTFSTDDEAAKATALILSRLHHIVKDEHFEVNEAKTRIQRRNAQQSVTGVVVNDHCNVPRKTRRQLRAILHQAAKTSIPAQNRIGHDNFTGWVSGMLGYVKMINPQQGEKLFKAWDMLGEKRP from the coding sequence ATGGGACTGTTCAGTTTCATCAAAAGCCTCTTTGGCGGCTCCAGCACGCCTCCACCACTCCCGCGCCGGGAAACGACGCCGGTGAGAAATGCCGTGCCGCAGGCCAAAACACCTCCGCAACCGCCGAAACGGCAAACATTGGCTCATCTCGACTCGCAAGTGTTTGAGGCCATTTCCAGCGAAGCGGCGAAAAAACAGGCAAAGGCCATGGGAAGGCCGCTTTGGAGCAATTTGTTCGCTTTTGGCCGTCAGAGCGTCATTCCGCCCGTCACAGACCCACGCACGCTCATGATTGATCGCGCGATGGTGGGCGAGGGGCTCATCACGCCAGAGGAACTCACGCAGATCCATGAAATCGGCGAAAAAATGGCCGAGTTGCGGCCTGATTTCAACTGGGCGCGGCATCAAGGTCAGGCTGCGGTGAATGCCGACAAGGCCGCGAAGGCCGAGCTGAAGCGCCAAAAGAAAGCCGAGGCCGCGAAACGCAAAGCCGACCGCGAGGCCGCCATCGCTCATCGCAAGGCCTCGGACATCATCTTCCTCGGTCGTGGCGTCTCCGGCGGACTGGCGGATCGGCGTTCGCATGTCGAAAAACTTCAGGAAGCCAAGCTGCCTGTGCTTTCCACTCCCGCTGAAGTGGCTACAGCACTCGAACTGCCGGTAAAACGACTGCGCTGGCTCGCTTTTCATGCCGAGGTGGCTGTGGTGACGCACTACATCCGCTTTCAAATCCCGAAGAAAAGCGGCGGCGTGCGTGAACTCGCCGCGCCGCATGCCGACCTCGCCCGTGCACAGCGCTGGATCCTGCAAAACATCCTCGAACGCGTGCCGGTGAGCGGTGTGGCGCATGGTTTCGTCAAAGGACGCGGCACGCTAACGAACGCACGCTCGCACACGGGCAAGGACGTGGTCTTGAATGCGGATTTGAAGGACTTTTTTCCCAGCATCACCCTCCCACGAGTGCGCGGCATTTTTCAGCAGCTCGGCTACTCGCCTTCGGTAGCGACTGTGCTGGCGCTGATCTGCACAGAATGCCCGCGCCGCACCGTCGAGTATGATGGGCAGACCTTCCACGTCGCCACCGGGCCGCGAGCGCTGCCGCAAGGAGCCTGCACCAGCCCCGCGCTGAGCAATCTCTGCGCCCGGAAGCTCGATCTGCGCTTTGCCGCACTCGCCGCGAAGCATGGCTGGACCTACACGCGCTACGCCGACGATTTGACCTTCTCTACAGATGACGAAGCAGCGAAAGCCACCGCTTTGATCCTCAGCCGCCTCCACCACATCGTGAAGGACGAGCACTTCGAGGTGAACGAAGCGAAAACCCGCATCCAGCGCCGCAACGCGCAGCAAAGCGTCACTGGCGTGGTGGTGAATGATCATTGCAACGTCCCACGCAAGACCCGCCGTCAACTGCGAGCGATCCTGCACCAGGCTGCAAAGACCAGCATCCCTGCACAGAACCGCATCGGCCACGACAACTTCACAGGTTGGGTCAGCGGCATGCTCGGATATGTGAAGATGATCAACCCGCAGCAGGGCGAAAAGCTCTTCAAGGCATGGGATATGCTCGGCGAAAAGAGGCCTTAG
- a CDS encoding sulfotransferase has product MLLRQPAAELERLLYDRAIRAHQLSAPPIFIIGHARSGTTHLHNLLALDPRFAFISYLQTSLPRQFMCITRPELALLRAALPATRGMDNVRMTLESAQEEEMALGILGDICSYKCFYFPRRLIHHFSESVLLENVPAEKLQRFKDTYRMLVKKISYAAGGSRQILFKNPTSTCRIPLLLELFPDARFIHIVRDPHEVFHSMQKLW; this is encoded by the coding sequence ATGCTTCTGCGGCAGCCCGCTGCGGAATTGGAGCGGCTTTTGTATGATCGTGCGATACGAGCACACCAGTTATCTGCGCCTCCGATTTTCATCATCGGCCATGCTCGCAGTGGCACCACGCATTTGCATAATTTGCTCGCCCTTGATCCGCGTTTTGCCTTCATCTCCTACCTCCAGACTTCGTTGCCACGCCAATTCATGTGCATTACTAGGCCGGAGCTTGCCCTCCTACGCGCGGCGCTGCCTGCCACACGCGGCATGGACAATGTGCGCATGACTCTGGAGTCTGCTCAGGAGGAGGAAATGGCACTAGGCATCCTGGGGGATATTTGCAGTTACAAATGTTTCTACTTTCCACGCAGGCTCATTCATCACTTCAGTGAATCGGTACTGCTAGAAAATGTGCCCGCTGAAAAGCTCCAGCGCTTCAAAGACACTTATCGCATGTTGGTGAAAAAGATCAGCTACGCCGCTGGAGGCAGTAGGCAGATCCTATTTAAAAATCCAACAAGCACCTGCCGCATTCCGCTGCTGTTGGAGCTCTTCCCTGACGCCCGATTCATTCACATCGTGCGAGATCCACATGAGGTGTTCCATTCCATGCAGAAGCTCTGGTAA
- a CDS encoding FAD-binding oxidoreductase produces MPPRILIIGQGLAGTALAWRLWERGVPFVLVDREEAVTCSKVAAGLVTPVTGMRLKVSWRFEAFYREAVFFYRRVSQTLDTRFFFPRGHVRLLKDEIEREKWPRRLAEAEVADFVTTQSPQLDAEVFTTPHEGFQMRHAAWMDTAAYLDASRGFFAGHGQYQKADVRPENVVSDEKSVTWRGEAFSHVIWAQGWEAARHPFFAWVPFQSALGTILTAQADLRGERRILNRGCWLLPMKDGTLRAGSTYEWQFAGPHTPSESAVAGLETKLRALVKTPLQVLSSQSAVRPIIKGKQALCGTHPSHPRVAFLNGLGSKGTLRAPWLAKQLVEYLLDGTTLDAELDLQGN; encoded by the coding sequence ATGCCTCCCCGCATCCTCATCATCGGCCAAGGCCTCGCTGGCACCGCGCTTGCATGGCGGCTGTGGGAGCGTGGCGTGCCGTTTGTGCTCGTGGACCGCGAGGAGGCGGTGACATGCTCCAAAGTCGCAGCCGGGCTCGTCACTCCCGTCACAGGCATGCGGCTGAAGGTGAGCTGGCGTTTTGAGGCGTTTTACCGTGAGGCCGTTTTCTTTTACCGCCGTGTCTCGCAGACATTGGACACGCGTTTTTTCTTCCCACGCGGTCATGTGCGCCTGCTGAAGGATGAAATCGAACGCGAAAAATGGCCGCGTCGTCTCGCCGAAGCCGAGGTGGCAGACTTTGTCACCACGCAGTCACCGCAGCTCGATGCGGAGGTTTTTACGACACCGCATGAAGGCTTCCAAATGCGCCACGCCGCCTGGATGGACACTGCGGCCTATCTCGACGCCAGTCGCGGCTTTTTCGCCGGACACGGTCAGTATCAAAAAGCCGATGTGAGGCCCGAAAACGTCGTTTCGGATGAAAAGAGCGTCACCTGGCGTGGCGAGGCCTTTTCGCACGTCATCTGGGCACAGGGCTGGGAAGCTGCGAGGCATCCGTTTTTCGCCTGGGTGCCCTTTCAGAGCGCCCTGGGCACCATCCTGACCGCGCAGGCCGACCTGCGTGGTGAACGGCGCATCCTCAATCGCGGCTGCTGGCTGCTCCCGATGAAGGACGGCACACTGCGAGCCGGATCGACCTACGAATGGCAATTCGCAGGCCCCCACACACCCTCCGAGTCCGCCGTGGCCGGTTTAGAGACCAAACTACGTGCACTGGTGAAAACACCGCTCCAAGTCCTCTCTTCCCAAAGCGCCGTGCGGCCCATCATCAAAGGCAAACAAGCCCTCTGCGGCACACACCCGTCCCACCCCCGCGTCGCCTTCCTCAACGGCCTCGGCTCCAAAGGCACCCTGCGTGCCCCCTGGCTCGCCAAGCAACTCGTCGAGTACCTTCTCGACGGCACCACCCTAGACGCGGAGCTGGATTTGCAGGGGAACTAA
- a CDS encoding sulfotransferase gives MDYQEHTLQAYEVVMRRYLHDRECVPAGQLIEVRYENLDRDPVGTIRNIYDAFALPEIARACERVTSYCASLSGYQKNKHPHNEALRARIATQWRFAFDAFGYPT, from the coding sequence CTGGACTACCAAGAACACACCCTCCAGGCCTATGAAGTGGTTATGCGCCGTTATCTCCATGATCGAGAATGTGTCCCTGCCGGGCAATTGATCGAAGTGCGCTACGAAAACCTTGATCGCGATCCTGTCGGCACCATCCGCAATATTTACGATGCCTTCGCCCTACCAGAGATTGCCCGTGCCTGCGAACGAGTCACCAGCTACTGCGCCAGCCTGAGCGGCTACCAGAAGAATAAGCACCCGCATAATGAGGCTCTGCGTGCTCGTATCGCTACGCAATGGCGTTTTGCTTTCGATGCTTTTGGCTATCCCACCTAA